TCGCTTGATTAAAATTGTCTACACCGACGATTTCCGCCTCATTGGCGCGTGCGAGGTCAGCGTAGTTGCTGGTCATGGATTGTCCGGCTTTTAATCCTTTGATATCCTTGAAGTCTTTGACGGTGTTATTGTCCTTGTGAGTCACCAATACCGCGCGAGAAATCGTATATGGCTTGGAGAAATCGTACTTTTCCTGACGATCAGGACGGATTCCTACCTGATTGGCAATGACGTCAAAGCGCTTGGAGTCGAGTCCCGCAAACATGGCATCCCACTGGGTTTCCTGGAACACAGGCTCTACACCGAGCCGCTTGGCAACTTCTGTGACAACCTCCACATCATAGCCGGTCAATTTGCCCGATTGATCATGGTACGTAAACGGAGAGTATGTACCTTCCGTACCAATGACGAGTTTTTTCTCGGCTTTCACTTTTTCTAGCAAATTTTGCGAAGCTGCTTGATCAGCTGGCGGAGTCGTATTATTCGGCTGAGAAGGAGAACCGGAAGTGCTGCATCCAACCATTCCCAGTAGCAGACAAGATAGTAAGGTAGACAGAATGACTTTTTTCATGTTGTAATCCCCTTTATGTTAATCGGATTTCATGGATTCATAGTAGTGGTCGTTCATGCCTTTGTCAATCTTTAAATTGTTAAATCCTATTCGATTACTATGAATTAAAAGGAAGAAGGCTCTATGTAGCTGCGGTGGGGAGAAGAATATTTCCAGTCTAGGCTCCAGGCTCCGTCCTGCTGGGGGGTGAGACTGTCCGCTCCGAAGGGATTCGCGGGGAAACGCAAAAGTGGTAGCCGCTACGTCGCGTGGGCACGGTTGCGTTTCTGTTGCCCGCGAATCCCTTCTCCGCTCGGTAGGACTCCACAAGTCGCTACGTCTGGAAATATTCTTCTCTGGCGTCACTGATGACATTTCTTCATTCTTTCAAAGCTTTAAAAAGCGGGGTAAACATGGAAAGCTCGTAGAGGAAACAGGAGAAAACAGCGAAGATCTTTGGTACACCGACCGAGACTCCATGCAAAAAGCGAAACACGCCCTTAAGCGTCCACCTCTGAAAAGGCATCCTGGAATGACCACTTTGGACGCGGTTTCGCTTTTTGCATGGAGGCGGGCAGTCAATCCCACAGCGGGTGGGACAAGAAGCTGAGCGTTTTCTCCTGTTTCCTCCCCACGACTACAGTAACGTTATACTTGTTCTCTTTTTTAAGATTCTCCATTCATACGGTGGCTATGTGCATGAGACGAAAACTTGGCGCAGAAGTAGTGGTTGAGGTTCCACGTCAAGAAGCGTACAATTAGTACGAATTGAAAGGCCTACAAGCAATTACGTGCTTGTTCTTCATAGGAGAGCGCACCGACAAAAGGAGTCAATCAACATGTTAAACGACTGGCGTATGTATACAGATGGAAGTGGAATGGAGCAAAAGCATGTAGCTTGGCATGAAGTGCTGAAGGAAATCGCTCAATTGGATGGAGTAACGCGGACATTGGTTCACGCAGCGTATGGAGACCATGTGGATTTGGTCGTAGCAGGCGGGAACAACGGCAAAGTATTGGTGCAATGGAAAGAACACGAGCCGGTTGAGCAGCACTTTGTCCTTGCGGCAGACAAGCAATCGGCTGTGATGTCCACGCTCGTCATCGAGGGTAGTGAAGTTGCCTTTCCCCTTTCCTGGTGTGTTCCGCTTGAGCGGGTTGTTCCTTTGTGCGGGGATTTGCTAAGAACATGTGAAAAAGGGGAGCCGACCGAACTCGAATGGCTTCCGGTAGAAATGTAGGCAGGAGGGCAGCATGGAACTACAAACGTTGCAGCAGTCCATCCTCATCATGGCCGTCATCATTGGGATCGGTAGCTTAATCGGCTACCGGCAACCCTTGACTGCGGACTCTCGCCAACTCGTCATCACGATTATTGTAAACGTAGCCATGCCGTGCATTATTTTAGACGGGATCTTTCAGACAACCATTGATCAGCAAATTTTATACCAAATTTTTGCAATATTCTTCATTTCGATTATCCTAAACTGCCTGGGCATTTTTATCGGCTGGCTAGGTGCGCGTGCACTTCCGCTCCCGGTGAAAAAACGCCGTGAGATTGCGCTCTTGTCCGGCTTGGGGAATACAGGCTTCATCGGTTTGCCGCTTTGTGCAGCATTGTTTGGGCCAAAAGGAGCGCTCTTGGCGGCTATTTTCGACGCAGGCGTGGATGTCGTACTATGGACAGTGGGTGTGATGATGCTCCAGGAAAAAGGAAGCTTCTCCTTAAAAGGGCTCAAGACACTCATCAACATTCCGATGATTGCGATCATATTTGGACTCGGTTCTGCCATCATCGGATTTGTGCCGCCTGAGCCTGTGAAACAGCTGTTTGGAACGCTGTCCAAGCTCGCCTCTCCGTTAGCCATGATGTACATTGGTATGCTCTTGCCTATGTTTTTGCGCAACAAACCGCAAGTATCATTGAAGCTTTTGAGTATGCCACTCGCATTTAAATTAGTTGTTTTTCCGCTGATGACGGCGTTTCTTTTGTCCGTTTTTTCAATCGACAGCGATATCGTCAGCGTTTCCCTTGTGCAAGTAGCAATGCCTACCCTGACATTGGCCTCGATCTTGTTCGGGCGCTATGCGGCGGATGAGGAGATGGGTGCCATGACGACGGTTTGTTCCACCTTGCTGGCGCTCTTGTCCATCCCGGTTGTTCTGGTTATGGGAAATTGGCTTTTGCACTAATCTCTCGCCAATCTCAGTCATAGTGAAACGAATCAGAGGAAACCTATGTCTAACAAGTAAAGAATGACGAAAATGATGATTAGGGATGGTGGAACAACAATGAAAGGCAAATCGATTTTGGCTGTTGCCCTGACACTGCAAGTGTTGGCGGCTTATCCTGTGCAGGCGGCAGTGTCTAGCACACCACAAACAATGACAGCTCCGATACTGGTAAACGGAGAGCAAGCTTCCTTGGTAAAAGCACCGCTTCTCGTCCAGCAGCGTACGTATGTCTCCGCCGAGGATGCGAGCCGGATTTTGGAAGGCACTTGGAAACAGGATGCAACGAATGGGGAAATGAAGCTGTCTAAAGGTACGCTGACGTTTGAACTCGCTACGGGAAAAGTAGCGTTGGATGGCAAGTCGCTGCAAAATGGGCAGGGCGCAATCGTGCGTGACAAGCAAGTGTATTTGCCTCTGAGATGGATGGCAGAGCAGGCTGGACATCAAATCACGTGGAATGCCGAGAAAAAGGCGGTGGAAGTTGTGGTTACCGGGGAAGAGAGTGCCTTTACGCTTGTCGATACAGATAAGCTGACAGAACAGGAACGTGCGTTTATTGACTCGGTAAAAGAAGAGCAAGGCATTCACAAGCAGGGAGACCTTTATGTCATCGCACGTGGGGCCTCACCGAATCCTGGCTACGGACTGCAAGTAACAAAAGTCGAGCAGAGCTGGGAGCAGCTTTTTGTGTATGTCAAACAAACGCTGCCTGATCCGGGTAGAATGTACCCGCAAGTGATTTCCTATCCGTATTTGGCGGCAAAAGTGAAGCTGCCACCTTACACGACGATTGTCTTTTTGGATGCAGAGACGAAGAAGCCGCTGTTTGCCACAGAGGGCAACGGAAGTCGATAAGAAAATCGGGTAAAAAACGTACAGGGTCTGCTAGTAAGGAGTACATAGCAGGCCCTCTTGTTTTTGTGTGACTCCTGATGTAAGATATGGTTGTGATTTCCTATCCCTTGAGAAATGGAGGTGTGTGTACGTGTTCGGAACTCTGCAAGCATGGTTTGTGGTAGAAACTTCCAGTATGACGCATGATTTTGCATTCAACGGGACCAGTCTGTCCTTTTTTGCGCATACAACTGAACGGAGTTTCCATAGGCGTACCATGCATCGATCAGGGGCGGTTTGTTCTTGACTATAATGGGTAACTGACGTAAGGTCGGTCCCTTTCACGATGCCGCAGGTAATGGCCTGCGGCTTTTTTGCGTCCACTCGCACGTGCGGTGTGGTATCAAAAATTGTGCCGGGGCCACCAGGAAGTCCATTATTTTGAACCGTTACCAACTTTTCGAGGAGGAAATAATCATGATTATTGTCGCGACACAGCAATTGCAGAAATCGTACGGAGCAGATCCGGTTTTACAAGATATCACATTGGAAATCAAAGTAGGAGAACGCGTCGGGATCGTCGGACCGAATGGAGCAGGCAAAACTACATTGTTCAAGCTGCTGGCTGGTATCGAAGGCCCCGATTCTGGTGAGCTTTTTCGGGCAAAAGGAACGATATGGGCGTACCTGCCGCAAACGCCGAAGTATCCGGCTGAGTGGACGGGGGCGGATGTGGTAGCCAGCGCTTTTGCAGATGTCATCAAGCTGCAGGAGCAGATGCGCGAACTCGAGCAACAGATGGGATTGCTTTACGAAAATGAACAAGAGCTAAACCGCCTCATGCTGCGCTATCAAAAGCTGCAAGATGAATTTGAACAACTCGATGGCTATCAGTGGGAGACGAAAATGACCCAGGTGACACAGGGCTTGGGAGTTAGTTCAGAACTGTTAGCAACACCTTTTGCCCAACTCAGCGGTGGGGAAAAGACGAAAGCTGGTCTTGCAAAGCTACTCTGCCAACAAAGCGATGTTCTACTCCTGGATGAGCCGACCAACCATTTGGATGTGGAGTCGATGGAGTGGCTAGAGGAG
This genomic stretch from Brevibacillus sp. DP1.3A harbors:
- a CDS encoding amino acid ABC transporter substrate-binding protein, translating into MKKVILSTLLSCLLLGMVGCSTSGSPSQPNNTTPPADQAASQNLLEKVKAEKKLVIGTEGTYSPFTYHDQSGKLTGYDVEVVTEVAKRLGVEPVFQETQWDAMFAGLDSKRFDVIANQVGIRPDRQEKYDFSKPYTISRAVLVTHKDNNTVKDFKDIKGLKAGQSMTSNYADLARANEAEIVGVDNFNQAIDLIAQKRVDVVLNDNLSVLDFLKQKPDTPIKVVAKNADGQPTAFMFRKGSTELTDAINKVLDEMQQDGTLSKISVKWFGEDITK
- a CDS encoding AEC family transporter; this encodes MELQTLQQSILIMAVIIGIGSLIGYRQPLTADSRQLVITIIVNVAMPCIILDGIFQTTIDQQILYQIFAIFFISIILNCLGIFIGWLGARALPLPVKKRREIALLSGLGNTGFIGLPLCAALFGPKGALLAAIFDAGVDVVLWTVGVMMLQEKGSFSLKGLKTLINIPMIAIIFGLGSAIIGFVPPEPVKQLFGTLSKLASPLAMMYIGMLLPMFLRNKPQVSLKLLSMPLAFKLVVFPLMTAFLLSVFSIDSDIVSVSLVQVAMPTLTLASILFGRYAADEEMGAMTTVCSTLLALLSIPVVLVMGNWLLH
- a CDS encoding stalk domain-containing protein, with product MKGKSILAVALTLQVLAAYPVQAAVSSTPQTMTAPILVNGEQASLVKAPLLVQQRTYVSAEDASRILEGTWKQDATNGEMKLSKGTLTFELATGKVALDGKSLQNGQGAIVRDKQVYLPLRWMAEQAGHQITWNAEKKAVEVVVTGEESAFTLVDTDKLTEQERAFIDSVKEEQGIHKQGDLYVIARGASPNPGYGLQVTKVEQSWEQLFVYVKQTLPDPGRMYPQVISYPYLAAKVKLPPYTTIVFLDAETKKPLFATEGNGSR